In one Mastacembelus armatus chromosome 19, fMasArm1.2, whole genome shotgun sequence genomic region, the following are encoded:
- the cog7 gene encoding conserved oligomeric Golgi complex subunit 7: protein MDFSKFLDDDFDVKDWVNGAFRVAQKDAPGKADTHAATLVMKLQLFIQEVNNAIEESSNQALQNMPRVLRDVEAVKQEASFLKEQMVLVKEDIRKFEQDTVQSMQVLVEIDQVKSRMQLAAEALQEADKWSTLSADIEETFKTQDLAVISSKLTSMQNSLAMLVDTPDYSEKCVHLEALKNRLEALASPQIVATFNSMSIDQAKLFVKVFTEIDRMPQLLAYYYKCHKGQLLSIWQDLSQSELSLNQQLSELYDTLLSTWHAQLQWSSQVFKNPYEVVTVLLIQTLGAMVPSIPVCLSTAMERAAQEQRLDSLLELYHTASTFAHSLEAAMLPHLGENNLLKVNELVYALYDPYKSYQLQYGDLEEAHLLIQISAVPLEHGDVIDCVEELSHSVSKLFGLASAAVDRCVKLTDGLAVCGLLKALKALFTKYVSDFSTTLQSIRKKCKLEDTPSSSVFQEDWTAFQNSVRIIATCGELLRQCGAFEQQLSNKILGTAGKYLSESYSPRSLAGIQEVSSMERKSATKNPWQEYNYLQKGNVVAYNSLMEVLYSLKEKGTGNSSLLAEPRAALTRLNQQANQLAFDSVFLQIKHQLCLVSKMESQEAPGFGESYTEDLPTFSLSPQEYITNIGQYLMSLPLHLEPFVTQEDPALEMALHAGKLPFPPEQGDDLPELDNTADYWLGSIARATMQTYCDAILLIPQLSPHSTKQLATDIDYLSNVMDALGLQPSRTLQHIVTLLRAKPEDYRQTAKLLPRRLASTIAALRCVDY, encoded by the exons TTCGATGTGAAAGACTGGGTGAACGGGGCCTTCAGGGTGGCGCAGAAGGACGCGCCGGGGAAAGCGGACACACACGCAGCCACCCTGGTCATGAAGCTGCAGCTCTTCATCCAAGAAGTCAACAATGCCATTGAAG agagCAGTAATCAGGCCCTCCAAAACATGCCCAGAGTGCTGCGGGATGTGGAGGCTGTGAAACAGGAGGCCTCTTTCCTCAAGGAGCAAATGGTCCTGGTCAAAGAGGACATCAGGAAGTTTGAGCAGGACACTGTGCAGTCAATGCAG GTCCTGGTGGAGATAGATCAAGTGAAGAGCCGCATGCAGCTGGCAGCTGAGGCTCTGCAGGAAGCGGACAAATGGAGCACACTAAGTGCAGACATCGAGGAGACGTTTAAAACACAG GACCTTGCAGTGATCTCCTCCAAGCTGACCAGCATGCAGAACAGCCTGGCCATGCTGGTGGACACACCAGACTACTCTGAAAAGTGTGTCCACCTGGAGGCTCTCAAAAACAGACTAGAGGCTCTGGCCAGCCCGCAAATAGTAGCAACCTTTAATTCCATGTCAATAG ACCAGGCCAAGCTGTTTGTTAAAGTCTTCACAGAAATAGATAGAATGCCACAGCTTCTTGCCTACTACTATAAATGTCACAAG GGCCAGTTATTGAGCATATGGCAGGATCTCTCCCAGAGCGAGCTCAGTCTAAATCAGCAGCTGTCGGAACTCTATGACACTTTGCTCTCTACATGGCACGCTCAGCTTCAGTGGAGCAGCCAG GTCTTCAAGAACCCATATGAGGTGGTGACGGTGTTGCTGATCCAGACTCTGGGGGCCATGGTGCCTTCGATTCCAGTTTGCCTGAGCACAGCCATGGAGAGAGCAGCACAAGAGCAACGTCTCGACTCCCTCCTGGAACTCTATCACACTGCATCCACCTTTGCCCACAGCCTGGAGGCCGCCATGCTGCCACACCTGG GTGAGAATAACCTGCTGAAGGTGAATGAGCTGGTCTATGCGCTGTACGACCCCTATAAATCTTATCAACTACAGTATGGAGATCTAGAGGAGGCTCACCTCCTCATCCAGATCAGTGCTGTACCtttg gAACACGGGGACGTAATTGATTGTGTGGAAGAATTGAGCCACTCTGTCAGCAAGTTGTTTGGCCTGGCCAGTGCTGCTGTGGACCGCTGTGTCAAACTGACTGATGGATTGGCTGTGTGTGGCCTCCTGAAGGCTCTCAAAGCCCTTTTTACCAA ATATGTGTCGGACTTTTCCACAACACTGCAGTCAATCAGGAAGAAATGTAAACTAGAGGATACGCCAAGTTCATCTGTTTTCCAGGAGGACTGGACGGCCTTCCAGAACTCAGTCAG GATTATTGCTACATGTGGAGAGTTACTTAGACAGTGTGGAGCCTTTGAGCAGCAGCTGTCAAACAA GATCCTGGGCACAGCGGGAAAGTACCTGTCAGAGTCGTACAGCCCACGCAGCCTGGCAGGCATCCAGGAGGTGTCCTCCATGGAAAGGAAGAGTGCCACCAAAAACCCCTGGCAGGAATACAACTACCTCCAGAAGGGAAATGTAGTAGCATACAACAGCCTGATGGAAGTCCTCTACTCATTAAAG GAGAAGGGAACAGGTAACTCCAGTCTGTTAGCTGAGCCCAGAGCAGCTCTGACTAGACTCAACCAGCAGGCCAACCAGCTTGCCTTCGACTCTGTGTTCCTGCAGATCAAACACCAGCTCTGCCTTGTCTCCAAGATGGAG agtCAAGAAGCACCTGGTTTTGGAGAAAGCTACACAGAGGACCTGCCGACTTTCAGCCTGTCACCACAAGAATACATTACAAAT ATAGGACAGTACCTGATGTCTCTTCCACTCCACTTGGAGCCATTTGTGACACAGGAGGACCCAGCACTGGAAATGGCCTTACATGCTGGGAAGCTGCCTTTTCCTCCAGAGCAAG GGGACGACCTTCCTGAGCTGGACAACACAGCAGACTACTGGCTGGGCTCCATCGCTCGGGCAACAATGCAAACCTATTGTGATGCAATTCTGCTCATCCCTCAGCTCAGTCCTCACTCCACTAAACAGCTGGCCACAGATATCG ATTATCTGAGTAACGTGATGGATGCTCTGGGTCTGCAGCCTTCGCGCACCTTGCAGCACATTGTCACCCTGTTGAGGGCCAAACCAGAAGACTACAGACAGACAGCCAAACTGCTGCCTCGTCGACTGGCCTCTACCATCGCTGCCCTCCGGTGTGTTGATTACTAA